One Cryptomeria japonica chromosome 9, Sugi_1.0, whole genome shotgun sequence genomic window carries:
- the LOC131048296 gene encoding uncharacterized protein LOC131048296, translated as MIWDPCNIGFSLLESHDSWLSGRVTNFKHKLALLIINVYGPTQNENKRRVWKEIEEFIRRTQEQTCIIGGDFNSITNQSEKRGGKGKTSRATLDFVDWIHRSGLVEINMVKNAFTWNNKRLGFSNIAEKLDRFFISGNLINFPYTLQASILPFSGLDHFPIQLNILLDSGPRRCPFKFEQMWLKYDNILRILEVWWKEAEVFGSRIFKVVNKLKIIKQKLIIWNREHYGNIFDKKSQVEAELKEVNKAVMLRGMDEVLFLREKELLLEQENILAKEEVFWKQKSRETWMDEGDNNTEFFHNSVKPRRVINIISKIKTNNGLEVEDPKLISKEAVDFFSNILNIDLSPYRLDQDKIMKFIPKLLSKEHTQGLTAKFSLSKVEAALMQMNLEKSPSPDGFPIDFFFRNASPS; from the coding sequence ATGATTTGGGATCCTTGCAATATTGGTTTCTCATTATTAGAATCTCATGACAGTTGGCTCAGTGGCAGAGTCACCAATTTTAAACATAAACTTGCCCTTCTTATTATCAATGTTTATGGACCAACACAGAATGAGAACAAAAGAAGGGTTTGGAAGGAAATTGAGGAATTCATAAGAAGAACCCAAGAACAGACTTGTATCATAGGAGGTGACTTCAATTCTATTACTAATCAATCTGAGAAACGAGGAGGCAAAGGCAAAACCTCTAGAGCTACTTTAGATTTTGTAGATTGGATTCATCGAAGTGGCTTGGTAGAGATTAACATGGTTAAGAATGCCTTTACCTGGAATAACAAAAGGTTAGGTTTTAGTAATATTGCAGAGAAATTAGATAGATTCTTTATATCAGGCAATCTCATCAATTTCCCATATACCTTACAAGCCTCAATCTTACCCTTTTCGGGCTTGGATCACTTCCCAATTCAACTTAACATTCTTTTGGACTCAGGACCTAGAagatgtcctttcaaatttgaacaAATGTGGTTAAAATATGATAATATTCTCAGGATTTTAGAGGTTTGGTGGAAGGAAGCAGAGGTTTTTGGGTCCAGGATATTTAAGGTAGTCAATAAGCTTAAGATAATCAAGCAAAAGCTCATTATATGGAATAGGGAACACTACGGGAATATATTTGACAAGAAGTCACAGGTGGAAGCAGAGTTAAAGGAAGTAAATAAAGCAGTTATGTTGAGGGGGATGGATGAAGTTCTATTTCTTAGAGAAAAGGAACTACTTCTTGAACAAGAAAACATCTTGGCAAAAGAGgaggtcttttggaaacaaaaatctagggaaacTTGGATGGATGAGGGAGATAATAATACTGAATTCTTTCATAATAGTGTCAAACCAAGGAGAGTCATTAATATAATCTCTAAGATTAAGACCAACAATGGCTTAGAGGTGGAAGATCCCAAGCTTATCTCTAAGGAGGCAGTAGATTTTTTTTCGAATATCCTCAACATTGATTTGAGCCCTTATCGTTTAGATCAAGATAAGATTATGAAATTTATACCCAAATTACTCAGTAAGGAACATACCCAAGGTCTTACTGCAAAATTCTCTTTATCAAAAGTAGAAGCAGCTCTAATGCAGATGAATCTAGAGAAATCCCCTAGTCCGGATGGCTTTCCGATTGACTTTTTTTTTAGAAATGCTAGTCCTTCATAG